One Clavelina lepadiformis chromosome 1, kaClaLepa1.1, whole genome shotgun sequence genomic region harbors:
- the LOC143466372 gene encoding large ribosomal subunit protein bL28m-like, giving the protein MPRFSIKQIPIPVYKPTRTSWVHKRPRNDYLMNPAVKYPIYKRLPSFWREQYEEKMPLIHQHEEQGTPRPQHGGLWKVGEKGEPERVENIPLKVYYPPESKKGIWGGEGWVIGAKYTRPNHKLNRRYDKIWKPIVMHRTIYSEILDRDVLMTVTPLTLDMIDEAYGFDAFVLKTPVVQLQEFGSKLKREMLLTLARKDTDLYPNNHEKRDKIYTKYQKYVISEEEASWVGLTLREAMHKQWDIEKAAGKHGPVPLLDLYTKELKEKIRLESGEPATLAETAGVSVFQMQDEKSKASNS; this is encoded by the exons ATGCCCAG GTTTTCAATCAAGCAAATTCCAATACCAGTTTATAAGCCAACAAGAACAAGTTGGGTACACAAACGTCCCAGAAATGACTATTTAATGAACCCAGCTGTGAAATACCCTATTTATAAAAG ATTACCTTCGTTTTGGAGAGAACAGTATGAAGAGAAAATGCCCTTAATTCATCAGCATGAGGAGCAAGGGACACCACGACCTCAGCATGGAG GTCTTTGGAAAGTTGGAGAAAAAGGTGAGCCTGAAAGGGTGGAAAATATTCCACTCAAGGTGTATTATCCTCCAGAATCAAAGAAGGGAATTTGGGGTGGTGAAGGATGGGTAATAGGTGCAAAATACACAAGACCAAACCATAAg TTAAATCGTCGTTATGATAAGATTTGGAAGCCAATCGTAATGCACCGAACAATTTACAGTGAAATATTGGATCGCGATGTTTTAATGACTGTCACTCCACTTACTCTTGACATGATTGATGAAGCATATGGTTTTGATGCGTTTGTTTTGAAG ACTCCTGTTGTGCAACTGCAAGAGTTTGGCAGTAAACTAAAACGTGAAATGTTGTTAACATTGGCACGAAAAGATACCGATCTTTATCCAAACAACCATGAAAAAAGAgataaaatttacacaaaatatcAG AAATATGTTATAAGCGAAGAAGAAGCAAGTTGGGTAGGGTTGACCTTGAGAGAAGCAATGCACAAGCAGTGGGACATTGAAAAGGCTGCTGGGAAACAT GGTCCTGTTCCATTGCTGGATTTGTACACCAAAGAATTAAAAGAGAAAATACGATTAGAATCAGGAGAGCCGGCTACGTTGGCCGAAACTGCCGGCGTCAGCGTTTTTCAAATGCAAGACGAGAAATCTAAAGCATCGAACAGCTGA